In one window of Halomarina pelagica DNA:
- a CDS encoding 60S ribosomal export protein NMD3: MSSSGEFCPRCGKPVESREGPRVGDPHGRRAHLCDACYFEDFDLVDAPEELTVRICPRCGAVYRGNRWIDVGAEDYTDVAVEEVTEALSVHVDADEFTWLVDPEQVDQNTILMHCHFSGVVRETPVEADRDVRVRFSRETCTRCSRIAGDYYASIVQVRAEGRTPTDAEREGAVEIAEEYVENRDAKGDRNAFVSEVKETRDGVDVKLSTTQMGRAVAQRVRRRFGGTITDSRTLVTEDSDGNEVYRVTYAVRLPPYPAGTVIEPEDDDPVLVRSAHGNLKGDYLTTGAHYEADSEDGVAPEARRLGSVDDARETTLVAVEDERAVQVLDPDTFETKTIARPSYLDPGAETVHVLKSRAGLHVLPEDAVEG; encoded by the coding sequence ATGAGTTCATCGGGCGAGTTCTGCCCGCGCTGCGGGAAGCCGGTCGAGTCGCGGGAGGGACCGCGGGTCGGCGACCCCCACGGCCGACGGGCGCACCTGTGCGACGCGTGTTACTTTGAGGACTTCGACCTCGTGGACGCCCCCGAGGAGCTGACGGTGCGCATCTGTCCGCGCTGCGGTGCCGTCTACCGGGGCAACCGCTGGATCGACGTCGGCGCGGAGGACTACACCGACGTCGCGGTCGAGGAGGTGACCGAGGCGCTCTCGGTCCACGTCGACGCCGACGAGTTCACCTGGCTGGTCGACCCCGAACAGGTGGACCAGAACACGATCCTCATGCACTGTCACTTCTCCGGCGTCGTCCGCGAGACACCCGTGGAGGCCGACCGCGACGTGCGCGTCCGCTTCAGCCGCGAGACGTGTACCCGGTGCTCTCGCATCGCCGGCGACTACTACGCCTCGATCGTCCAGGTGCGCGCCGAGGGGCGCACGCCCACCGACGCGGAGCGCGAGGGCGCAGTCGAGATCGCGGAGGAGTACGTCGAGAACCGGGACGCGAAGGGCGACCGCAACGCCTTCGTCTCCGAGGTGAAGGAGACTCGCGACGGCGTCGACGTCAAGCTCTCGACCACGCAGATGGGCCGCGCCGTCGCCCAGCGCGTCCGGCGGCGGTTCGGCGGGACGATCACCGACTCGCGGACGCTCGTCACCGAGGACAGCGACGGTAACGAGGTCTACCGCGTCACCTACGCGGTGCGCCTCCCGCCGTACCCCGCCGGGACGGTCATCGAACCCGAGGACGACGACCCGGTGCTCGTCCGCAGCGCCCACGGCAACCTGAAGGGCGACTACCTCACGACCGGCGCGCACTACGAGGCCGACAGCGAGGACGGGGTCGCCCCCGAGGCCCGCCGCCTGGGGAGCGTCGACGACGCGCGGGAGACGACCCTCGTCGCCGTCGAGGACGAGCGCGCGGTGCAGGTGCTCGACCCCGACACCTTCGAGACGAAGACCATCGCCCGGCCGAGCTACCTCGATCCCGGCGCGGAGACGGTCCACGTCCTCAAGAGCCGGGCGGGACTGCACGTGCTGCCCGAGGACGCCGTCGAGGGGTAA
- a CDS encoding DUF7530 family protein, with the protein MARVEYGETWVYESIVSALPGIDVSRRAAIAIQLCVFEGAVLLAAWYYDLWAAALAGTAAVFVAALGSAEMLRISAMIRSEPLPEAYRRLLFGSSIEVVLGVLAYVALITQLFVFAPQRGGGSLVDELLGPEPPVLVAYVTLLVLWDVCYRIGTAWWASVVSLWRSVRYRFDSRTAGVLRRSDLEILAFAAAQLVLYPFVSGQPVIQAVILGHVAAVWLVTGLSALLVTVRSYDEREIVTK; encoded by the coding sequence ATGGCGCGCGTCGAGTACGGCGAGACGTGGGTCTACGAGAGCATCGTCAGCGCGCTCCCGGGCATCGACGTCTCGCGGCGCGCCGCCATCGCCATCCAGCTCTGCGTCTTCGAGGGGGCGGTCCTCCTCGCCGCGTGGTACTACGACCTCTGGGCGGCGGCGCTCGCGGGGACGGCCGCCGTGTTCGTCGCGGCGCTCGGAAGCGCCGAGATGCTCCGCATCTCAGCCATGATACGCTCCGAACCGCTCCCGGAGGCCTACCGCCGGCTCCTGTTCGGATCGAGCATCGAAGTCGTCCTCGGCGTGCTGGCCTACGTCGCGCTGATCACGCAGCTGTTCGTCTTCGCTCCGCAGCGCGGCGGCGGGTCGCTGGTCGACGAACTGCTGGGTCCCGAACCGCCGGTGCTCGTCGCCTACGTCACGCTCCTCGTCCTCTGGGACGTCTGCTATCGCATCGGGACGGCGTGGTGGGCGAGCGTCGTCTCGCTGTGGCGCTCCGTGCGCTACCGCTTCGACTCGCGAACGGCAGGCGTCCTCAGACGGTCGGACCTCGAGATACTCGCGTTCGCCGCCGCGCAGCTCGTGCTCTACCCGTTCGTGTCCGGCCAGCCGGTGATCCAGGCGGTCATCCTCGGCCACGTCGCGGCCGTCTGGCTGGTGACCGGGCTGTCCGCGCTGCTGGTCACGGTCCGTTCGTACGACGAGCGAGAAATCGTCACGAAGTGA
- the pspAB gene encoding PspA-associated protein PspAB, translating to MGILDSLRQALGMSAEADATRPASPEDLFGMSTAYMTMEADLGYDPAGAAALCFAGVDSTDFERTEREVERILEAGEVETGTTARFETDSHGYQWVVLEDPDFEDLVTSIHFAADTFIEEGFGDRLLAALFAFEKRDGPKGRRIGDGATVEGGKPVYWIYSFRRGAYYPFAPRPGHERDSSAEFKLQSVLDGELTVEEDKEYWYPLWPDRGRHPWE from the coding sequence ATGGGCATCCTCGACTCCCTCCGACAGGCCCTCGGCATGAGCGCCGAGGCGGACGCGACCCGTCCGGCCAGCCCCGAGGACCTCTTCGGCATGAGCACCGCCTACATGACGATGGAGGCGGACCTGGGCTACGACCCCGCCGGCGCGGCGGCGCTCTGCTTCGCGGGCGTGGACAGCACCGACTTCGAGCGGACCGAGCGGGAGGTCGAGCGCATCCTCGAGGCCGGCGAGGTCGAGACGGGGACGACGGCGCGCTTCGAGACTGACTCCCACGGCTACCAGTGGGTCGTCCTCGAAGATCCGGACTTCGAGGACCTCGTGACGAGCATCCACTTCGCCGCCGACACGTTCATCGAGGAGGGGTTCGGGGACCGCCTGCTCGCGGCGCTATTCGCCTTCGAAAAGCGCGACGGGCCGAAGGGCCGCCGGATCGGCGACGGTGCGACCGTCGAAGGCGGGAAGCCCGTCTACTGGATCTACTCGTTCCGCCGCGGCGCGTACTATCCCTTCGCCCCGCGGCCCGGCCACGAACGTGACTCGAGTGCTGAGTTCAAACTCCAGAGCGTCCTCGACGGCGAACTCACGGTCGAGGAGGACAAGGAGTACTGGTACCCCCTCTGGCCCGACCGCGGCCGCCACCCCTGGGAGTGA
- the htpX gene encoding zinc metalloprotease HtpX — MQWKPDWGLRGRMALTMFLLFALYIVFIGVLSQFLNILSVVIVMGLFSLGQFFFSDRLALYSMGAKVVDEDEYPELHAMVGRLSQQADLPKPKVAVADTRVPNAFATGRSQKNSAVCVTTGIMRTLDRDELEGVLAHELAHVKNRDVMVMTIASFLSTLAFLVVRWGWLFTGGRDRNNGGVVVAIVASLVVWIVSFLLIRTLSRYREFAADRGGAIITGRPSALASALLKISGEMDRVPKNDLREEAEMNAFFIIPIKSGIVGRLFSTHPSTEKRVERLRAMERELEA; from the coding sequence ATGCAGTGGAAACCAGACTGGGGACTGCGTGGGCGGATGGCGCTCACGATGTTCCTGCTCTTCGCCCTCTACATCGTGTTCATCGGGGTGCTGTCCCAGTTCCTCAATATCCTGAGCGTCGTCATCGTCATGGGACTGTTCTCGCTCGGACAGTTCTTCTTCAGCGACAGGCTCGCGCTCTACAGCATGGGCGCGAAGGTCGTCGACGAGGACGAGTACCCCGAGCTTCACGCGATGGTCGGGCGGCTGAGCCAGCAGGCGGACCTCCCGAAGCCGAAGGTCGCGGTCGCCGACACGCGCGTGCCGAACGCCTTCGCGACCGGGCGCTCGCAGAAGAACTCCGCGGTCTGCGTCACGACCGGGATCATGCGGACGCTCGACCGCGACGAGTTGGAGGGCGTGCTCGCGCACGAACTCGCGCACGTGAAGAACCGCGACGTGATGGTGATGACGATCGCGTCGTTCCTCTCGACGCTCGCGTTCCTCGTCGTGCGGTGGGGCTGGCTGTTCACCGGCGGGCGCGACCGAAACAACGGCGGCGTGGTCGTCGCCATCGTCGCCTCGCTGGTCGTCTGGATCGTCTCGTTCCTCCTGATCCGGACGCTCTCGCGCTACCGCGAGTTCGCCGCCGACCGCGGCGGGGCGATCATCACGGGCAGGCCGAGCGCGCTCGCCAGCGCCCTGCTCAAGATCTCCGGCGAGATGGACCGCGTGCCGAAGAACGACCTGCGCGAGGAGGCGGAGATGAACGCCTTCTTCATCATCCCCATCAAGAGCGGGATCGTCGGGCGGCTGTTCAGCACGCACCCGAGCACCGAGAAGCGCGTCGAGCGCCTCCGCGCGATGGAGCGCGAACTCGAGGCGTAA
- a CDS encoding DUF7561 family protein: protein MARKRCDGCGERVRIAGGIGDLWSFEGGPSGGMTLEFADGTEYFLCFDCIERLPDDPTADDVAALDDR from the coding sequence ATGGCGAGAAAGCGGTGCGACGGGTGCGGCGAGCGCGTCCGGATCGCGGGCGGGATCGGGGACCTCTGGTCGTTCGAGGGCGGGCCCAGCGGCGGGATGACGCTCGAGTTCGCGGACGGCACCGAGTACTTCCTCTGTTTCGACTGCATCGAGCGCCTCCCGGACGACCCGACGGCGGACGACGTCGCCGCGCTCGACGATCGGTGA
- a CDS encoding DUF5786 family protein: protein MSMGAYDEDEHERREAKATAVDTDFDDERTQYHGKLTFDSGDSAEALLDQFKRIKSQ from the coding sequence ATGTCAATGGGAGCCTATGACGAGGACGAGCACGAGCGCCGAGAGGCGAAGGCCACGGCCGTCGACACGGACTTCGACGACGAGCGGACCCAGTACCACGGGAAGCTGACGTTCGACTCGGGCGATTCCGCCGAGGCGCTCCTCGATCAGTTCAAGCGGATCAAGTCGCAGTGA
- a CDS encoding helicase C-terminal domain-containing protein, whose translation MNPARIDEEFPAPSYRGAQEGALRDIRAAFEAGNDVVLVRAPTGSGKSLLARAIAGCARRPGEARPEEPIGAYYTTPQVSQLDDVAGDDLLSDLAVIRGKGNYSCILPGETTTPVDRAPCARERGFDCPVRHRCPYFADRDVAANRPIAAMTLAYFMQMAGSEVFGQRNVVVIDEAHGLAEWAEMYATIELGPDTVPMWEAKPAPAVSDTEDAIRYAEGLKTVCSRRQTELRGKEELTPEEAGERDRLAELVRELGWFVEDARDPESATTWVVDQPDGEGSRVVIKPMDPERYLRYTIWDRGQKFALLSATILDKEAFCRSSGLDPARVALVDVAHTFPVENRPLYDVAQGKMTYDHRDETLPRIARLIVRLMRRHPDEKGLIHAHSYAIAERLVARLSEFGVADRVRTHDRANRDAALDSWKRSDGADVFVAVKMEEALDLKGDLCRWQVLCKAPYPNTRDSRVARRLEDGQWAWYYRAALRTVIQACGRVVRAPDDHGATYLADSSLLDLFERARGDMPDWFAAQVDRMTEPDLPAFDPGAALGGGGGDGSSSRRRPRPRSLDDHPLSDVWR comes from the coding sequence GTGAACCCCGCGCGAATCGACGAGGAGTTCCCCGCGCCCTCCTACCGCGGGGCGCAGGAGGGCGCGTTGCGGGACATCCGCGCCGCGTTCGAGGCCGGCAACGACGTGGTGCTGGTGCGCGCGCCGACCGGGAGCGGCAAGTCGCTGCTCGCGCGCGCCATCGCCGGCTGCGCCCGCCGCCCCGGCGAGGCCCGCCCCGAGGAGCCGATCGGCGCGTACTACACGACGCCGCAGGTGTCACAGCTCGACGACGTGGCGGGCGACGACCTGCTCTCCGACCTCGCGGTGATCCGGGGAAAGGGAAACTACTCCTGCATCCTGCCGGGCGAGACGACGACGCCCGTCGACCGCGCGCCCTGCGCCCGCGAGCGGGGGTTCGACTGCCCGGTTCGACACCGCTGTCCGTACTTCGCGGACCGCGACGTCGCGGCCAACCGGCCGATCGCGGCGATGACGCTCGCGTACTTCATGCAGATGGCCGGGTCGGAGGTGTTCGGCCAGCGGAACGTCGTGGTGATCGACGAGGCCCACGGCCTCGCGGAGTGGGCGGAGATGTACGCGACGATCGAACTCGGCCCGGACACGGTGCCGATGTGGGAGGCGAAGCCCGCGCCCGCCGTGAGCGATACCGAGGACGCGATCCGGTACGCGGAGGGGCTGAAGACGGTGTGCTCGCGCCGCCAGACGGAGCTGCGCGGGAAGGAGGAACTCACCCCGGAGGAGGCCGGGGAGCGCGACCGCCTCGCGGAACTCGTCCGCGAGCTGGGGTGGTTCGTCGAGGACGCCCGGGACCCCGAGAGCGCGACGACGTGGGTGGTCGATCAGCCCGACGGCGAGGGGTCGCGGGTGGTGATCAAACCGATGGACCCCGAGCGGTACCTCCGCTACACTATCTGGGACCGCGGACAGAAGTTCGCGCTCCTCTCGGCCACGATCCTCGACAAGGAGGCGTTCTGCCGGAGTTCCGGCCTCGATCCCGCCCGCGTCGCGCTCGTGGACGTGGCTCACACCTTCCCCGTCGAGAACCGTCCGCTGTACGACGTGGCCCAGGGGAAGATGACCTACGACCACCGCGACGAGACGCTCCCGCGGATCGCCCGCCTGATCGTCCGGCTCATGCGACGACACCCCGACGAGAAGGGGCTGATCCACGCCCACTCCTACGCCATCGCGGAGCGACTCGTCGCCCGCCTCTCCGAGTTCGGCGTCGCGGACCGGGTCCGGACGCACGACCGGGCGAACCGCGACGCCGCGCTCGACTCGTGGAAGCGGAGCGACGGGGCGGACGTGTTCGTCGCCGTCAAGATGGAGGAGGCGCTCGACCTGAAGGGCGACCTCTGTCGCTGGCAGGTGCTCTGCAAGGCCCCCTATCCGAACACGCGCGACTCCCGGGTCGCCCGGCGACTCGAGGACGGGCAGTGGGCGTGGTACTACCGCGCCGCGCTCCGGACGGTGATCCAGGCCTGCGGGCGGGTCGTGCGCGCTCCGGACGACCACGGCGCGACCTACCTCGCCGACTCCAGCCTGCTCGACCTCTTCGAGCGCGCGAGGGGCGATATGCCCGACTGGTTCGCCGCGCAGGTCGACCGGATGACCGAGCCGGACCTCCCGGCGTTCGACCCCGGCGCGGCGCTCGGCGGCGGCGGGGGCGACGGATCGTCGAGCAGGCGTCGGCCGCGCCCACGCTCGCTCGACGACCACCCGCTCTCCGACGTGTGGCGGTGA
- a CDS encoding NAD(P)H-binding protein encodes MRVLVTGATGFIGGRLAPALLSAGNYDVRALVRDAERYDAPPGVTAFEGDLLDPGSFEAAFEGVDAAYYLVHSMRSGGEFEARDRRAARNFVRAADVAGVGRVIYLGGLGEERDRLSKHLRSRREVEHVLGEGDFDLTTLRAAIVVGDGSTSFELIRQLVDRLPVMVTPEWVRTRCQPIAVDDVIAYLVGVLDAPETAGGTFEIGGPEVLTYQEIIERTARIEKGRAPVIVPVPVLSPELSAYWLRLVSDLPRSVARPLIEGLRNPVVANDSRIESLVPVELTPFDAAVRRALGTDEAGADEPGVEGETTDDRSHGET; translated from the coding sequence ATGCGCGTTCTCGTCACCGGCGCGACGGGGTTTATCGGCGGACGACTGGCCCCCGCCCTGCTCTCGGCAGGGAACTACGACGTTCGGGCGCTCGTTCGCGACGCGGAGCGGTACGACGCGCCGCCGGGCGTGACGGCGTTCGAGGGCGACCTGCTCGACCCGGGGAGCTTCGAGGCCGCGTTCGAGGGCGTCGACGCCGCCTACTACCTCGTCCACTCGATGCGATCGGGCGGCGAGTTCGAGGCGCGCGACCGACGGGCGGCGCGCAACTTCGTCCGCGCGGCGGACGTCGCGGGCGTCGGGCGGGTGATCTACCTCGGCGGCCTCGGCGAGGAGCGCGACCGCCTCTCCAAGCACCTCCGCTCGCGCCGCGAGGTGGAACACGTCCTCGGCGAGGGCGACTTCGACCTCACGACGCTCCGCGCGGCGATCGTCGTCGGCGACGGGAGCACGAGCTTCGAACTGATCCGACAGCTCGTCGATCGCCTCCCCGTCATGGTGACGCCCGAGTGGGTGCGCACGCGCTGTCAACCCATCGCCGTGGACGACGTGATCGCCTACCTCGTGGGCGTCCTCGACGCGCCCGAGACGGCCGGCGGGACGTTCGAGATCGGCGGCCCCGAGGTGCTCACCTACCAGGAGATCATCGAGCGGACCGCCCGCATCGAGAAGGGCCGCGCGCCGGTGATCGTGCCGGTGCCGGTGCTCTCGCCGGAACTCTCGGCGTACTGGCTCCGCCTCGTCAGCGACCTCCCGCGGAGCGTCGCCCGGCCGCTCATCGAGGGGCTTCGCAACCCCGTCGTCGCGAACGACTCGCGGATCGAGTCGCTCGTTCCCGTCGAGCTGACGCCGTTCGACGCGGCCGTCCGGCGGGCGCTCGGGACCGACGAGGCGGGGGCGGACGAACCAGGAGTCGAGGGGGAGACGACCGACGATCGATCGCACGGAGAGACGTAG